A stretch of the Capsicum annuum cultivar UCD-10X-F1 chromosome 10, UCD10Xv1.1, whole genome shotgun sequence genome encodes the following:
- the LOC107845809 gene encoding secretory carrier-associated membrane protein 2 isoform X1 produces the protein MAGRYNENPFAEEANVNPFANGGAARGPTVNIPLDSSKDLKKKEKELQVREADLIRREQEVKRREEALAGAGVVLEKRNWPPFLPIIHHDIANEIPIHLQKIQYVAFTTLLGLAGCIIWNIIATAGVWFKAGDVGAFFLSLLYLLGIPAAYSLWYRPLYRAMRTDSALNFGWFFLSYAIHIVFCVLAAVAPPFVFRDRSMAGFLIAIDIIGLTTVVGILYFVGAGLFSLEAVISIWVIQQVFTYFRGSGKAAEMKKEVAKSTVNAAM, from the exons AATGGAGGCGCTGCGCGTGGTCCAACAGTCAATATTCCTCTTGATAGTTCAAAG GAtctgaagaagaaagagaaggaacTACAAGTTAGAGAGGCTGATCTAATAAGAAGAGAACAG GAAGTGAAAAGGAGAGAAGAAGCTTTAGCAGGAG CTGGTGTTGTCTTAGAGAAGCGTAATTGGCCGCCATTCCTCCCCATCATTCATCATGATATTGCGAATGAAATTCCAATCCATTTACAAAAGATTCAGTATGTTGCATTCACTACATTGTTGG GCTTGGCGGGTTGTATTATATGGAACATTATAGCAACCGCCGGTGTTTGGTTCAAAGCAGGAG ACGTAGGCGCTTTCTTTTTATCTCTTCTCTACTTGCTTGGTATTCCAGCAGCCTACTCTTTGTGGTATCGTCCTCTTTATCGTGCAATGAG GACTGATAGCGCGCTAAATTTTGGGTGGTTTTTCTTAAGTTATGCG ATTCACATTGTATTCTGTGTCTTAGCTGCGGTGGCACCTCCGTTTGTCTTCAGGGACCGTTCCATGGC TGGTTTCTTGATTGCAATTGATATTATAGGCTTGACTACGGTAGTCGGG ATACTCTACTTCGTTGGCGCTGGACTCTTCTCTCTTGAAGCAGTGATCAGCATATGGGTTATTCAG CAAGTGTTCACATATTTCCGAGGGAGTGGCAAAGCCGCGGAGATGAAGAAAGAGGTCGCAAAATCAACGGTTAATGCAGCGATGTAA
- the LOC107845809 gene encoding secretory carrier-associated membrane protein 2 isoform X2, with amino-acid sequence MAGRYNENPFAEEANVNPFANGGAARGPTVNIPLDSSKDLKKKEKELQVREADLIRREQEVKRREEALAGAGVVLEKRNWPPFLPIIHHDIANEIPIHLQKIQYVAFTTLLGLAGCIIWNIIATAGVWFKAGDVGAFFLSLLYLLGIPAAYSLWYRPLYRAMRTDSALNFGWFFLSYAIHIVFCVLAAVAPPFVFRDRSMAYSTSLALDSSLLKQ; translated from the exons AATGGAGGCGCTGCGCGTGGTCCAACAGTCAATATTCCTCTTGATAGTTCAAAG GAtctgaagaagaaagagaaggaacTACAAGTTAGAGAGGCTGATCTAATAAGAAGAGAACAG GAAGTGAAAAGGAGAGAAGAAGCTTTAGCAGGAG CTGGTGTTGTCTTAGAGAAGCGTAATTGGCCGCCATTCCTCCCCATCATTCATCATGATATTGCGAATGAAATTCCAATCCATTTACAAAAGATTCAGTATGTTGCATTCACTACATTGTTGG GCTTGGCGGGTTGTATTATATGGAACATTATAGCAACCGCCGGTGTTTGGTTCAAAGCAGGAG ACGTAGGCGCTTTCTTTTTATCTCTTCTCTACTTGCTTGGTATTCCAGCAGCCTACTCTTTGTGGTATCGTCCTCTTTATCGTGCAATGAG GACTGATAGCGCGCTAAATTTTGGGTGGTTTTTCTTAAGTTATGCG ATTCACATTGTATTCTGTGTCTTAGCTGCGGTGGCACCTCCGTTTGTCTTCAGGGACCGTTCCATGGC ATACTCTACTTCGTTGGCGCTGGACTCTTCTCTCTTGAAGCAGTGA